A single Leishmania major strain Friedlin complete genome, chromosome 24 DNA region contains:
- a CDS encoding zinc-finger multi-pass transmembrane protein, producing the protein MTTWEDALMSWGAVYAALFLPAILMLGNFVFGKCFVSEAMCRSQHAPQSVHTRSRILGRAHVVLVTLSFAWQYYIVMFVARTKTGGNADARACNPLFFVWDLVDHLPYLRDVQLSLLVQCHSSDVAYLVLVALFAFLYASCVFSVPQVTSRNTAAEGHDGISYCRRCDSHIQQMDHHCYFIGNCVGARNKRLFLCCLVTGVANLSYLLYKYALWALAYGDAITNFGAILVFVFDVFLTTLLGFQMFALRRGWTTREFLRRRRHAKGPVVRFILWLCFF; encoded by the coding sequence ATGACGACATGGGAGGATGCACTCATGTCGTGGGGGGCGGTGTATGCGGCACTGTTCCTACCGGCTATCTTGATGCTCGGCAACTTCGTTTTTGGCAAGTGCTTTGTGAGTGAGGCCATGTGCAGGTCTCAGCACGCGCCTCAGTCGGTGCACACTCGGTCGCGCATCCTTGGCAGGGCACATGTCGTCCTCGTCACTCTCTCCTTCGCGTGGCAGTATTACATCGTGATGTTCGTGGCTCGTACCAAGACGGGTGGAAACGCTGATGCTCGCGCCTGCAACCCGCTCTTTTTTGTGTGGGACCTGGTCGACCACCTGCCGTATCTGCGAGATGTGCAGTTGTCACTGCTGGTCCAGTGTCACTCCTCGGATGTTGCTTATCTCGTCCTCGTGGCGCTCTTCGCGTTCTTGTACGCGTCGTGCGTTTTTAGTGTTCCCCAGGTCACCTCCCGTAATACTGCGGCGGAAGGGCATGACGGCATTTCTTACTGCAGACGTTGTGACTCACACATCCAGCAGATGGACCACCATTGCTACTTTATCGGCAactgcgtcggcgcccgTAACAAGCGTTTGTTCTTGTGCTGTCTTGTAACCGGCGTGGCAAACCTCAGCTACCTCTTGTACAAGTACGCACTGTGGGCCCTTGCGTACGGCGACGCCATCACAAACTTTGGAGCGATTTTGGTGTTTGTGTTTGACGTATTCTTGACCACTCTTCTCGGATTTCAGATGTTCGCGTTGCGGCGTGGTTGGACGACAAGAGAGTTCCTGCGCCGCAGGCGGCATGCCAAAGGGCCGGTGGTGCGCTTCATACTCTGGCTCTGCTTCTTCTGA
- a CDS encoding putative DNA excision repair protein: MKLYVEDVLVVFPYEYIYPEQLDYITELKRGLDKGGHMVLEMPSGTGKTISLLSILVAYLHHHAHEKRKVVYCTRTVEEMVKTMGEMRKLLKHWEAEGEQLRPLRGLCLSAKKNLCIETSVASRIHPDEVDAGCRSITAPWQQERRCGYYDTLAQAPLELPPGVHSLDDLKDFGEQHHVCPYYLVRKALPIVDIIVHSYLYMVDPVVSEVTKEFLNENTIVVMDEGHNVDDVCIEAMSLILTKKDSLDAKENMKDLNKELDHLKATNRQQLQNEYDRLVNGLAMAEMARDPEQRALVEAPAIPANVAEGAIPASLRQANHFLAFMQRLVDFTHRIVARITRTYVADPLTFLTKLKEECALEISHFRYLSGRLKVLLTTLQIANAGKYRPVALIAQMYTLLSMHYTDDRYEKPGFVVVCEAFDPTRPQIPDPVIRTVCVDASLALRDTFARHRSVILTSGTLSPMDIYPKILGFTPAISKSFQMTLSRKCIAPVIVTRSSESVNITAEEVTSSFKVRTNPTAQALVTSAYESLLLELAKTVPDGMVCFFTGYQYMGEVLLAWHSSGFLQKLAKHKLIFVETQGVEETSVALANYRRACDIGRGAIFMSIARGKIAEGIDFDRHYGRAVVMFGVPFLPPNDEPLRQRMHWMEVCLGISESEFRNFDAMRQASQCIGRVLRNKTDYGMMLLVDKRFALNDKVKKIPRWIAQCLKNNTNLSVDAAVAVARGFFKEMAQPWEHEKDLGTTLLSKETLRRMGRLSASAAKYASFSETLAAENVSTVTAPKTEQEENVGITAVREPGSGSRKRKRDDEME; the protein is encoded by the coding sequence ATGAAGCTCTACGTTGAGGATGTGCTCGTGGTGTTCCCGTACGAGTACATCTATCCGGAGCAGCTGGACTACATAACGGAGCTGAAGCGCGGTCTTGACAAGGGAGGACACATGGTGCTGGAGATGCCGTCGGGCACCGGCAAGACAATCTCACTGCTGTCGATCTTGGTGGCGTACCTGCATCACCACGCCCATGAGAAGCGGAAGGTGGTGTACTGCACCCGAACAGTGGAGGAGATGGTGAAGACGATGGGCGAAATGCGAAAGCTGCTCAAACACTGGGAGGCGGAAGGCGAGCAGCTTCGACCGCTGCGTGGCCTCTGTCTGtcagcaaaaaaaaacctGTGCATTGAGACTAGCGTCGCCTCGCGTATACACCCGGACGAGGTGGACGCCGGCTGTCGCTCGATCACGGCTCCGTGGCAGCAGGAACGGCGATGCGGGTATTATGACACGCTGGCTCAAGCACCATTAGAGCTTCCTCCAGGTGTGCACTCATTGGACGACTTGAAAGACTTTGGTGAGCAGCACCACGTGTGTCCCTACTACCTGGTGCGCAAGGCCCTCCCCATCGTCGATATCATCGTGCACTCGTATTTGTACATGGTGGATCCCGTAGTGTCGGAGGTAACGAAGGAGTTCCTGAACGAGAACACGATCGTCGTGATGGACGAGGGCCACAACGTGGACGATGTATGCATCGAGGCCATGTCACTCATCCTCACGAAGAAAGACTCCCTGGACGCAAAGGAGAACATGAAGGACTTGAACAAGGAGCTGGACCATTTGAAGGCGACGAACCGGCAACAGCTGCAGAATGAGTACGACCGCCTCGTGAACGGGCTGGCTATGGCTGAGATGGCGCGCGACCCGGAGCAGCGGGCACTGGTGGAGGCGCCTGCAATTCCAGCCAACGTAGCTGAGGGTGCCATTCCCGCGTCATTGCGCCAGGCCAACCACTTCCTCGCATTCATGCAGCGTCTTGTCGACTTTACGCATCGTATTGTGGCGCGCATCACTCGTACATACGTGGCCGACCCACTGACGTTTCTCACGAAGCTGAAAGAGGAATGCGCACTGGAGATTAGCCATTTCCGCTACTTGTCGGGGCGCCTGAAGGTGCTGCTGACAACGCTGCAAATCGCGAATGCCGGCAAGTACCGCCCGGTAGCGCTTATCGCACAGATGTACACACTCCTCTCCATGCACTACACGGATGACCGGTACGAGAAACCGGGGTTCGTGGTGGTGTGCGAGGCATTCGACCCGACGCGGCCGCAGATTCCAGATCCCGTCATCCGCACCGTCTGCGTGGACGCCTCTCTGGCGCTTCGGGACACTTTCGCCCGGCACCGCAGCGTCATCCTCACCTCCGGCACACTTTCGCCCATGGACATTTATCCGAAAATCCTAGGCTTTACCCCGGCCATCTCCAAGTCGTTTCAGATGACCCTGTCACGCAAGTGCATTGCGCCCGTGATTGTGACCCGCAGCTCGGAGAGCGTGAACATCACAGCTGAGGAGGTCACCAGCAGTTTCAAGGTGCGCACGAACCCAACTGCGCAGGCGCTCGTTACATCGGCGTATGAGAGTCTGCTACTCGAGCTGGCAAAGACGGTTCCTGATGGGATGGTGTGCTTCTTCACAGGGTACCAGTACATGGGCGAGGTGCTGCTTGCTTGGCACAGCTCCGGGTTTCTGCAGAAGCTGGCGAAGCACAAGCTCATCTTTGTCGAGACTCAGGGTGTGGAGGAGACGTCGGTTGCACTCGCCAACTACCGCCGAGCTTGCGACATTGGCCGCGGCGCCATATTCATGTCGATTGCTCGCGGCAAGATCGCAGAGGGAATCGATTTCGATCGCCATTACGGTCGTGCCGTGGTTATGTTCGGTGTTCCCTTTCTGCCCCCGAACGATGAGcccctgcggcagcggatgcaCTGGATGGAGGTGTGCCTTGGCATATCAGAAAGCGAGTTTCGCAACTTCGATGCAATGCGCCAGGCGTCGCAGTGCATTGGGCGGGTGCTGCGCAACAAGACAGACTACGGGATGATGCTTCTGGTCGATAAGCGCTTCGCGCTCAATGATAAGGTGAAGAAGATTCCACGCTGGATCGCGCAGTGCCTGAAGAACAACACCAATCTGAGTGTCGATGCGGCCGTCGCGGTTGCTCGGGGGTTCTTTAAGGAGATGGCGCAGCCATGGGAGCACGAAAAGGACCTCGGCACCACTTTGCTCTCGAAAGAGACTCTCCGAAGGATGGGTAGACTAAGCGCATCAGCTGCCAAGTATGCATCTTTCTCGGAAACCCTAGCTGCCGAGAATGTGAGCACCGTGACGGCGCCAAAgacggagcaggaggagaatGTTGGTATCACCGCAGTGCGCGAGCCAGGGAGCGGTAGTCGAAAGCGCAAGCGAGATGACGAGATGGAGTGA